Part of the Uloborus diversus isolate 005 chromosome 9, Udiv.v.3.1, whole genome shotgun sequence genome is shown below.
caataaccagcactaaatcaactaactctcctaaatcaaaaaataaacaactcaatacccctaagcctccacaaaaaaatagtaacgaaactaaaatattaagtacacaaatcccgagtTCAAGTTACCCatctacaataattttaaaaaaaccaactgatcaaaaacaaaacaaaactgtggaaaaaaagaaaattatccaaacgcgcgcaaaaattggggtagtctctaaacagaggcccccaaaattttataattttaaaaaagaggactttttactttctagcaagaaagtaaaattaacaaagtcccaaattgaaaaacttcaacaaccttctccccaagaggaggacgaggatgtcgaattcgaagaccttccgccatccgacgatgaaggatggacggaccatcctccttcatgagctgctccctcttctttcggccgtttctccttcctcttttctctatggccctgagcattctttcttggaattgtcagagttactcgcataatgtcatggacatcaaggatcttgtcgaatattaccaaccggccatattttgtctgcaagaaacatttctgtcccctgctgatagaccgaggttgaaaggttttgacatgtaccgcaaggactgcttgtcaggagaccgtcgttgtggaggagtggcattgctaatcaacaatgattatgcatctagccagctcaatatcaacacatccctgcaagcagtagctgcgcgcgttcaccttcactcgctgttcacagtttgttctgtatatatcccaccttcctatgacttaagaagcgtggagttgcagacactggttgatcaacttcctcctccatttgtcatcttgggggatttcaatggccataatcctctctgggggagtccagacttcaacagtagaggtttaacaatagaaaattttattgaagacaatgatctctgcatccttaataacggtgaaaacacttattttcatctttctacccaatcttaccatgccatcgatctcgtaatatgctcaccttcttttctgccacgttgggattttcaggtggagggtggactctactccagtggccactttccaatcaggataacctctacaggacgctgcggccatcagcagcatcagcaagctcgacttcgcattgatcgagctgattgggcagcatttacccagttggcagaaattaaatcagaagacgtgactgatattgatatcgatgtagcggtaaagcgagtaaccgacatcatcttaaacgcagctaacgctgctataccaaaaaccactaaaggcaggatcaagtatcctaagccttggtggaaccttgattgtcaggaggcccataagaaacaaaaaaaggcatggaacacgtttcgtcgttatccaaccacacaaaatctcgtggcacttaaacgagctcgtgctgaagctcgaaggattcgacggaagagccagcgggactcgtggcaggcctacgtcagcacaatcacgacgtccaccccatccaagactgtatggggtaaaataaaaaaaatcgttggcaactacaatacatcttgtgcacccattctggagaataatggtcgtattttatccgattacaaagaggtggctgactgcatggggacttatttgacagaagtctccagtgcaaataactattgctcaaaatttttaaccatcaaatcacgcaaagaacaaaaagttctagattttaattcaaacatttttaaccaatacaacacaaaattcacccttcatgaactaaatactgccttaaaaaaatcaaaaaacacatcaccaggtccagatcaaattcaaaatagcatgttaaaaaatctaagcaggtcttcattagaaaatattctgcagctttttaacagaatttattctgaacatagattcccaaaatcctggagtgaagcaatagttatccctatccttaaaccaaataaacaatctgataaacctgagagctatagacctatagctctcactagttgcctatgtaaagtcatggaacggatggtaaacgccagactgatgcacattctggagtcacaccatctcatatcctcatatcaaagtgggtttaggcgtggcagatgcacaatagacaatctaatgcttctcgaaacatcagtaagagaagcatttctcaaacgaaaacatcttgtcagcgtatttttcgatattgaaaaagcatacgaccgtacctggaggtatgggatcctcaaaacccttcatgagtatgggttgcgaggtaatttacccatctttctctccaattttctgaaacatcgttcttttcgtgtacgcgtcaagtctgttctatcggataccttcattcaagaagaaggagtaccccagggaagtgtactaagcgtaactctattcattatagcaatcaatagcttaattgaccaattgcctcccgctgtaaaaggtaccatatttgtggatgattttcaaatttctttctcatcaacaaacatgagtatcattgaaagacaacttcaaattgcaatcaataaagtaacccaatgggcggaagaaaatggcttcactttctctgctcaaaaaacattctgtatccacttctgccgtaaaagaggacttcaccctgatccaaatcttctcctcaataatcaaccaatagctgtaaaagatcaaggaaaattccttggtctcacatttgataataaactaaaatttataccgcatatacaagatttaaaaaagaaatgttcattaaaattaaatatccttaaagtcttagcgaacacttcttggggtgctgatacagagtctctgttaagaatatacagggctctgatacgctcaaaacttggttatggatgtcaaatttatggctctgctgcaaaaacctatctgaaaagtctggatccaatacataatcaggcactgcgcatctgcacaggagcatttcgaacttcgcctatcaacagtctttatatccttgcacacgaacaatctctaaacaatagacgcctcaaactttctttaaatttttacttcaaaacaaaaccctgcaccaatcacccactacatctccacatttttaatccatctaatgttgctttatttctacaccggccttcgatgaccccaacatttgggatccgaatgcgtctggtactctcagacctgcagctatcagatttcaaaaccgttaacacaataaaactaattgaaccatggtgcgaagtcataccttctataatcaatgatttctcaaaattcccaaaacaaactaccgctaatacagtttatcaacaagtctttcatgagatcaaaagcaaataCTCTggatataaacacattttcactgacggatcaaaagcaaacgatcacgtcggattttccacaataattaatgatcaagttacggcagaaaaattaaacacatcttgctcggtatttactgcagaaataaaagctatattttcatctctagaatcaatagcccaatctgttcatagaaagtgggtgatattcactgactcaaagagttcagtggaagccatcactcattgcaataataacagtcatcctatagtcatccagtcatatcttttatacaaaaaccttatgcaaaataatttttgtgttctcttttgttggattcctggtcatgtgggcattgcaggcaatgaggcagccgactcagctgccagagctgcaagtatcctggtcgataatagtgtccctttcgatgatatcaaaaacgccatcggtgtaagcctcaacacgtattggcaggggacgtggaattcacaaatccaaaataaattgcattcgatccagccctccactagaggtttcaaatcattaaatatcaccaggaaagAACAAGTCTTAAtaactcgacttcgcattggacataccagatttactcataaatatctcttatgtcatgaaccagctccaacatgcattacatgtgatgtaaatcagacagtgttgcacattttatgcaactgcccaaattttaatctaattcgttataaatattttaataattttaacccatctttgaaggagttgctgggggagccgccccatcgcaatttgtactccttcctccaggagattggattctcctttttaatttagtgtttgtctcgacattatgtgatttcgtccttcctttgtttttcaagatatgttttgCCCTTTTTGTATTTATCTTCAaatcgtttaaatgtttttatcggttacactttttaacactagcacttgaagttttatgctttcttcttcaaaatttgcttttatttaccttattcttttatgaaaaataaatagcttataataaaatatcgtttggcgcagtatagccctcaagggctcttgcgccataaaaatcaaaccaaccaaccaaccaaccacatATGAATTAATAGTCCAAACTTAGTCATTCAGTCGGCATAATGCAACATGTGATAGTGTTTATTGGTTATATTTATAGAAGGAAatagttctttgaatttttcatGATATTCTATAACAAGCTCATCAAGATAACAGGCGATACCTTGAGTAACAGCAGGTGCAACTTTTTCCATTCTTACCAAAAGAACCTGTTAGTCTTAATTTTGTCGAAAATGATGAAAGGAATTGCTCTTATGAGGCgctgtttatttgcttttaagTGTGGTCTTTTATATTATAAGTGGAAGATTTAGTTACATTTAGTGATTTGTTTTTTCTCTCGTCAAGGCCATGTTTGAAAGCATGAATTCGTTTCTTTAATAAATGCATATTTAATGAATTAACGgaatcaacaaataaaatttgattaaGTTTCTTCTTTAATTCCAATTGAGCAACACTTTCAAGCGAATCGTGCATAGCATCGAAGCAAAAGTTTTCAGTGGCatgattgtttaattttttttgaacatattgaTGGCGCATTGCTTATCATTCAGATTCTAGGATTTTAGTCACGTTTACTTTTGTCATATACTGACTTAATATTTATGTAAacaatttaaactaaataatCGTTTTGCGTAGTATAGCCCttagggctcttgcgccattgaaaataaataaaccaaccaaccaacaattTTAATATCATCCATGAATGGctttaaaactgaagaaaatcCAAATTCCTTAAATCTGATGAGAGACAGAGGGGTAGTTAGTGGATATTTCTTAAATTGGAATTAAACTTTTATGTTACATTTAAAATCGGGATGTAAAAGGCTACAAGTTCATGAGTTATTTTTGATCCAAGCGGGTTCATATTTCTTGCATAATGCAATTGAATCTGCAATGAATCAGGGTAACGTTAGAGAAAAGGATTTGTGGCGAAAATATCACCATCTGaataatttcttaatatttcatcaTTAGATTTAACtgacttattaaaaataaaagcaaacatatttttttcaaactacacTTCAATGGGAAAATTGTCTACTATTTTACagaatacatatatttttttaatgtgaaaagtgTTTgctattttatagtattttattttgcatgtgaacattttctatatttttattttcatcattggATTTACCCATTTCCAAATATTGAGAAAGTTACATATTTATAATGACATAACTTCCTCAACACTGGACATATCTtctgaagcagtgtcagttgatTCGAGATCAAAATTTATTATAAAGTTCTCAACTGTAGAGCCACTCATTCCATCAAGCTCCCACATTAGCTCTTCCTTTATAATGTGGCTAACACAGTTCTTCCAGGTTTCAGCAGAGACATTTTTAATGGATTCCTTTTTTGTGAGTTcttccattttttctttaaatgtcttATTTTCTGCTGCCACCTTACCTTTCACTACACTCCATATATTTTCAATAGGATTTAGTTCACAGTGGTAAGGCGACATTCTCAAAACCGTGTGTCCATGAAGTGCCGGTAACTTATCTACTCGGTATTCTTCATACATGCTACGGGCATTGGATACTAGATTTAAAAGTTCATCTTTAAGCATGTCCGAGTTCCAGGCGATATTTTTAGATGTTAGCCTACGCCTAATATCATCTTTTTTGGTGGAGGTATTAGGGATGGTTTCCACATAAACGCTATGGTAGGAAGCATTGTCCATTACTATAACACTGTTGGGGTTTAGATGAGgcagcaatttatttttaaaccatttttcatAGTAGTCTCCATTCATTTTCTCGTGGTAAtcccttttgctttttttttttttttgccctaaaTATGTCCTCTGCTTCTTTCACGTACCCTTTCTTACTTCTAGCATGAGTGATGATAAGTCTGGATCCCTTTCCTGTTGGGGCTTTCAATCCAGTTGAGAGGCCAGACAGAAATGCCTTTTTTGGCCTCTTGATGAAAGTGTCCTGCCACACTGTTTGTTTTGTGTTATCAAAATTCACCCAGGTTTCATCAGTATAATAAATGGTCCTGCCTTCATTTCGGTAGTGACGAATTTGTCGTAAATACTTGCGTCTCCACACTTGGATATCTTCCCTTTCAATGAGCATGGAATTCCTCGATCTCTTCTTATAGACAAATCGTAAGTGCATTAACCTCCTTGTCTTGTCGAGCGTCAAATTTGGAAGGTCAGCATCTTCGTTAACAATCTTCATGACGTTTGCCGCTgttggaatttcatttcttttgaaaaataagtgaACTTTCCTCCGAATTGCAGACAGAACAAAGTAATCAAACTTCTGAAGACGCGTTGCTTTGCCTTTTCTTGCAGGCCTTTTTTCCCCAGGTGTAGAAAAAGAACCGTTGATGTTAAACTCTTTTCGCATTCGTAAGATGTTGTGACTTGAAACTCCTGTTAAGTCCgaagttttattcaaaacatcaCGAACGGTATCGTTGGGATTCCACTCTTGTAACTTATGAAACACATTCATAACTATTGTTTTTGCTGAGCTTTTCAAAACACTAACTTGCTTGTAAGGTTGGAAAACGTAATTAAACCTCGGAGTCGATTCCATCATAATCAATGAAACTTTCAGAAAGCCAATTTTCTAATCATCTTCCAGAAGATGcctaagaagaaaaattttaagtttactcATGAAGTTAATAGTTTGAAGCAACACCAATCCTCGAAGAACAAGAGACCCCTGTTTCATTTCTAACATGGGGTGTACGTCGCTATATAGCAGCCTTTTGGCTAATTCGACAAAGATTTCGATTGCTTCATGCAGAGGGGTATTTCCTCTGCAATTTTGCATATCGATTCTACTTATTATTATGAAACAGTTGGAGAagacaaatataaaaattacaaatagcTAAATTAATACATGTTTTATAGAAATATACTGCTATCTTCACCTCACGGTACCCATGAACTGTAACTTTGCCAGTGTGAGAGCACACTACATCCATTAATGagcatttactttgttttttatataaaatgcattCAAATGAGGATGAGAAAAAGCAATGTCCCATATTCGGAGATAAgaatgaatttattaaaaaaaaataattcgtcaATTTTGCCAAAGCCTGGATTTAAATTAGATTCTTAATTTATCTCGTTGCAAACAAACATATTTCACCTGTTTTCTGTTCCTCAGTATATAGCAGTTCTTGCAACTTTTAAAGTGTTGGGGCCATTCCACcctcacgtgcaggacaaaaacgtgcttaaatttcattaccattctgtcatatctcttaatatctTAATGTAACAggggtaagcatttttttaatctttatattcgatacaaagatactcctgacacagttatattttatgaaacgattaagtatttaaaatttatttacatgcgtcacgtgcggaacaTCCAAAGTCGATCTCTGATAACTTGCTTataaataagctaatatttttgctctattaatacagcaatgacggaacaaattgcagattttgaaagtTATGGTTCCAATGTAAAAGCAACATATCTCAATAGATTAGAAATAATTgtttaaaccattaaaaaaaacacgtttttgccCATTCCATTGCAAATTGTCATTTTATCCCGCCCGtaacggttcctatatttcataaaaaagaaataatttttgaagaaagtttttgcttaaaacgtcacacatgcgtttgtgatttcttacgcaacaaaattttgttcatcatccttttaaatttttattttgt
Proteins encoded:
- the LOC129230194 gene encoding uncharacterized protein LOC129230194 translates to MDNASYHSVYVETIPNTSTKKDDIRRRLTSKNIAWNSDMLKDELLNLVSNARSMYEEYRVDKLPALHGHTVLRMSPYHCELNPIENIWSVVKGKVAAENKTFKEKMEELTKKESIKNVSAETWKNCVSHIIKEELMWELDGMSGSTVENFIINFDLESTDTASEDMSSVEEVMSL